A genomic stretch from Malus domestica chromosome 15, GDT2T_hap1 includes:
- the LOC103450404 gene encoding bZIP transcription factor 29-like — translation MEGSDDTGSGSGSGSAKQQRPNPTFGSSSFSIPKPNSNLDIPNFNPSSQMGLPMRQSSPSLSPENSKRPGIPPSHPNNHNSMPFSNVMRPQSRSWQLGTQNLSPGSSHTRSLSQPPVFSLDSLPPLSPLTYRDPSGPSPSDPNSVEVSMEETVNSQGPSLRSPVADSSAFWAGDGLPPRRRHRRSNSDVPLGFSAIIQSSPQLIPIGRQTSLDGSASGRDNSGIGKPNQLMKQGSNGNAEGMDERKSGGEIADDLFNAYMNLENIDKMNSSGNEDKDLDSRASGSKTNGCESSDNEVESGLKGNGNGRQRPGSGFPNERREGLKRTAGGDVVSNVRHCRSISMDSYMESLNFDDEPLKPLPLGQQSPSTSLDGNSAKFSMEFGSGEFNAIELKKIMENEKLAEIALSDPKRAKRILANRQSAARSKERKMRYIQELEHKVQTLQTEATTLSAQFTKLQRDSVGLTSENNELKFRLQALEQQAQLKDALNEALTGEVQRLKLAAGELGGGEGHLSNRMAQQLSMNQQMLQLQHLNLYQMQQQPQHQAQQNTQPQQFMQQPQQNRPPHHQNGNAAAKPELSQ, via the exons ATGGAGGGCAGTGATGACACTGGTAGTGGTAGTGGTAGTGGTAGTGCCAAGCAGCAGCGGCCTAATCCAACTTTTGGGTCGTCGTCTTTCTCGATTCCTAAGCCAAACAGCAATTTAGATATTCCGAATTTCAACCCTTCTTCTCAGATGGGTCTCCCCATGCGTCAATCTTCCCCTAGTTTGAGTCCTGAGAACAGTAAGAGGCCCGGGATTCCTCCTTCGCACCCGAATAACCACAATTCGATGCCTTTTTCGAATGTCATGAGGCCTCAATCGCGTTCTTGGCAGTTGGGAACACAGAATTTGAGCCCAGGGTCATCCCACACTAGGTCTTTGTCTCAGCCTCCGGTTTTCTCGCTTGATTCCCTGCCCCCATTGAGCCCTTTGACTTACCGCGACCCCTCGGGTCCTTCTCCGTCTGACCCGAATTCAGTTGAGGTTTCCATGGAGGAGACTGTTAATTCTCAGGGACCTTCACTTCGTTCCCCAGTTGCTGATAGCAGTGCATTTTGGGCTGGAGACGGCCTTCCCCCTCGCAGAAGGCACCGGCGCTCTAACAGTGATGTTCCGTTAGGATTCTCAGCTATCATTCAATCTTCGCCTCAGTTGATTCCCATTGGGCGGCAAACAAGTTTGGATGGATCGGCTTCTGGGAGAGACAATTCAGGGATTGGAAAGCCAAATCAGCTGATGAAACAGGGATCAAATGGGAATGCAGAGGGAATGGATGAGAGGAAATCGGGGGGAGAGATTGCGGATGATTTGTTTAATGCATACATGAATTTGGAGAACATTGACAAAATGAACTCGTCCGGTAATGAGGATAAGGATTTGGATAGCAGAGCCAGTGGCTCGAAGACAAACGGGTGTGAGAGTAGTGATAATGAAGTGGAAAGTGGTCTAAAGGGGAATGGTAACGGCAGGCAGAGGCCAGGTTCTGGTTTTCCGAATGAGAGGAGGGAAGGGCTCAAGAGGACTGCTGGCGGTGATGTTGTATCTAATGTCCGACACTGTAGGAGCATTTCAATGGATAGTTATATGGAAAGTCTGAATTTCGATGATGAACCATTGAAACCCCTGCCGCTAGGCCAACAATCACCCAGCACTTCGCTTGATGGGAACTCAGCCAAGTTCAGCATGGAGTTTGGAAGTGGTGAGTTCAATGCAATTGAGTTGAAAAAGATAATGGAAAATGAGAAACTTGCTGAGATAGCACTATCAGACCCCAAACGTGCAAAGAG GATTTTGGCTAACCGTCAGTCAGCTGCTCGTTCCAAGGAGAGGAAGATGCGATACATTCAAGAATTGGAACACAAGGTGCAAACCCTGCAGACGGAGGCAACCACTTTGTCTGCCCAGTTTACAAAATTGCAG AGAGACTCTGTGGGTCTTACAAGTGAGAACAATGAGTTGAAATTTCGGCTTCAAGCTCTGGAACAACAGGCCCAACTGAAAGATG CTTTAAATGAAGCCTTGACTGGAGAAGTGCAGCGACTAAAGCTTGCCGCTGGAGAGCTCGGTGGAGGAGAAGGCCACCTTTCGAACCGCATGGCGCAGCAATTATCTATGAACCAGCAAATGCTTCAACTGCAGCATCTCAACCTCTATCAAATGCAACAGCAGCCACAGCACCAAGCTCAACAGAACACGCAACCGCAGCAGTTCATGCAGCAGCCTCAGCAAAATCGACCTCCGCATCACCAGAACGGCAACGCTGCCGCTAAGCCGGAGTTGAGCCAATAG
- the LOC103450403 gene encoding bZIP transcription factor 29-like, with protein MEGSDETGSSKQQRPNPTFGSSSFLVPKPNSNLDIPNFNPSQMGFRMSPESSKRPGIPPSHPNNHNSMPFSRSQSGSWQLGQQNFSSGSSHARSMSQPPFFSLDSLPPLSPLTYREPSAPSLSDQNSVDVSMGESVVNSHGPSLRSPVNESTAYRAGDGLPPRRGHRRSNSDVPLGFSAINQPSPQLIPVRRRTSFDGSASAKPIQLMKQGSNGNAEGVDDRKSGGEVVDDLFNAYMNLENIDQMNLSGNEDKDIDSRASASKTNGGESSDNEVESGLNGNRNGAGVQRPGSGFPNERREGLKRTASGDVVSSARHCRSISMDSYMENLNFDDEPLKPLGQQSPSTSLDGNSAKFSMEFGSGEFNAIELKKIMESEKLAEIALSDPKRAKRILANRQSAARSKERKMRYIVELEHKVQTLQTEATTLSAQFTSLQRDSVGLTSENNELKFRLQSLEQQAKLKDALNEALTGEVQRLKLAAAELGGEGHLSNHTQQNTQPQQFMQPQQNRQPSHRQNSNAAAKPELNQ; from the exons ATGGAGGGCAGTGATGAAACTGGTAGTTCCAAGCAACAGCGGCCTAATCCAACATTTGGGTCGTCGTCTTTCCTGGTTCCTAAGCCAAACAGCAATTTAGATATTCCCAATTTCAACCCCTCTCAAATGGGTTTCCGTATGAGTCCTGAGAGCAGTAAGAGACCTGGGATTCCTCCTTCGCACCCTAATAATCACAATTCGATGCCTTTTTCGAGGTCTCAATCGGGTTCTTGGCAGCTGGGTCAACAGAATTTCAGCTCAGGGTCATCCCACGCTAGGTCTATGTCTCAACCTCCCTTTTTCTCGCTTGATTCTTTGCCCCCATTGAGCCCTTTGACGTACCGCGAGCCCTCCGCTCCTTCTCTGTCTGACCAGAATTCTGTTGATGTTTCTATGGGGGAGAGTGTTGTTAACTCTCATGGGCCTTCGCTTCGTTCGCCGGTTAATGAAAGCACTGCATATCGGGCTGGAGACGGCCTTCCTCCTCGCAGAGGGCACCGGCGCTCTAACAGTGATGTTCCATTAGGATTCTCAGCTATCAATCAACCTTCGCCGCAATTGATCCCTGTTAGGCGCCGAACAAGTTTTGATGGATCGGCTTCTGCAAAGCCAATTCAGTTGATGAAACAGGGATCAAATGGGAATGCTGAGGGAGTGGACGACAGGAAATCAGGGGGAGAGGTTGTGGATGACTTGTTTAATGCATACATGAATTTGGAAAACATTGACCAAATGAACTTGTCGGGTAACGAGGACAAGGATATCGATAGCAGAGCCAGTGCCTCGAAGACAAATGGGGGTGAGAGTAGCGATAATGAAGTGGAAAGTGGTCTAAATGGGAATCGTAACGGCGCAGGCGTGCAGAGGCCAGGTTCTGGTTTTccaaatgagagaagagaaggacTCAAGAGGACCGCTAGCGGAGATGTTGTATCTAGTGCTCGACATTGCAGGAGTATTTCAATGGATAGTTACATGGAAAATCTGAATTTTGATGATGAACCACTGAAACCGCTAGGCCAACAATCACCCAGCACTTCACTTGATGGGAACTCAGCCAAGTTCAGCATGGAGTTTGGAAGTGGTGAGTTCAATGCAATTGAGCTGAAAAAGATAATGGAAAGTGAGAAACTTGCTGAGATAGCGCTATCAGACCCCAAACGTGCAAAGAG GATTTTGGCTAACCGTCAGTCAGCTGCTCGTTCCAAGGAGAGGAAGATGCGATATATAGTAGAATTGGAACACAAGGTGCAAACTCTGCAGACAGAGGCAACCACTTTGTCTGCCCAATTCACATCATTGCAG AGAGACTCTGTGGGTCTTACAAGCGAGAACAATGAGTTGAAATTTCGGCTTCAATCTTTGGAACAACAGGCCAAACTTAAAGATG CTTTAAATGAGGCCTTAACCGGAGAAGTCCAGCGACTAAAGCTTGCCGCTGCAGAGCTCGGTGGAGAAGGCCACCTCTCAAACCACACTCAACAGAACACGCAACCGCAGCAGTTCATGCAGCCTCAGCAAAACCGACAACCTTCGCATCGCCAGAACAGCAATGCTGCTGCCAAGCCCGAGTTGAACCAATAG
- the LOC103450405 gene encoding protein BASIC PENTACYSTEINE6-like, with amino-acid sequence MDDGGHRENGRHKADQYKAAQGQWLMHNQPSMKQIMAIMGERDAAIQERNLAFSEKKAALAERDMAFLQRDAAIAERNSAIMERDNAIATLQYRDNSLNSGNVSSCPPGCQISRGVKHVHHTQQQQQHVHHMPHMNEPSYGSRDMHTSDSITMPPDASVPTKSRQPKRPREPKTVQPNKKPSKSPRKVKRESEDLNKMTFDKLHDWKGGQDMGSGGDDLNKQVVVSKSDWKRQDLGLNQVAYDESTMPAPMCSCTGLLRQCYKWGNGGWQSSCCTTTMSMYPLPAVPNKRHARVGGRKMSGSAFNKLLSRLAAEGHDLSNPVDLKDHWAKHGTNRYITIK; translated from the exons ATGGATGACGGTGGCCATCGCGAAAATGGAAGGCACAAAGCAGATCAGTATAAAGCAGCTCAGGGTCAG TGGTTGATGCACAATCAGCCATCAATGAAACAGATAATGGCTATAATGGGCGAAAGAGATGCAGCTATTCAAGAAAGAAATTTGGCTTTTTCTGAGAAAAAGGCTGCCCTGGCAGAGCGAGACATGGCATTCCTGCAACGAGACGCAGCAATTGCAGAACGAAATAGTGCGATAATGGAACGAGACAACGCCATTGCAACTCTTCAGTACCGGGATAACTCCTTAAACAGCGGCAATGTATCTTCATGCCCACCAGGTTGCCAAATTTCCCGCGGGGTCAAACATGTGCACCAcacgcagcagcagcagcagcatgtACATCATATGCCGCACATGAATGAACCTTCTTATGGTTCGAGGGATATGCACACGAGCGATTCCATCACAATGCCACCAGATGCTTCAGTGCCTACAAAGTCACGGCAGCCCAAACGACCAAGGGAGCCCAAGACGGTGCAACCAAATAAGAAACCTTCAAAATCTCCAAGGAAAGTGAAGAGGGAGAGCGAAGACTTAAATAAGATGACATTTGATAAATTACATGACTGGAAGGGTGGCCAGGATATGGGCAGTGGAGGTGATGATCTTAACAAACAGGTGGTTGTGTCAAAGTCTGATTGGAAACGTCAGGACCTGGGGTTGAACCAGGTTGCTTATGATGAGTCGACCATGCCGGCACCCATGTGCTCGTGCACTGGTCTCCTCAGGCAATGCTACAAGTGGGGGAATGGGGGTTGGCAATCCTCATGTTGCACAACTACAATGTCGATGTACCCATTGCCGGCAGTGCCCAACAAAAGACATGCCCGTGTAGGTGGGAGGAAGATGAGTGGGAGCGCCTTCAACAAGCTACTTAGCCGGCTTGCGGCTGAAGGCCATGATCTGTCAAACCCAGTTGATCTCAAGGACCACTGGGCCAAGCATGGAACAAATCGCTACATCACGATCAAGTAG